One window of the Niallia circulans genome contains the following:
- a CDS encoding M3 family oligoendopeptidase, which translates to MKFSEFTYKRPDINEFTIRMDELLVEFNQAEHLDQQMAAMEKINELRNDISTMFNLCYIRHSVDTNDEFYQQEQDYIDEISPKVEGLITKYYQALVQSKFKPELEEKWGKQLFALAEAQLKVFSEDIVELLQQENKLSTEYTKLVASAKILFEGEERTLAQLQPFTESKNRETRKAASEARFAFFREHEEQLDRIYDDMVKVRTEIANKLGYKNFVELGYDRMYRTDYNADMVAAFRKQVEDYIVPLATKLKERQRERIGVDSLKFYDEPFEFVTGNAAPKGDSEWIVENGQKMYNELSKETGDFFSYMRETELMDLVAKKGKAGGGYCTFIENYKAPFIFSNFNGTSGDIDVLTHEAGHAFQVYSSGGFAIPEYYWPTYEAAEIHSMSMEFFTWPWMDLFFKEDVEKYKFSHLSSALLFLPYGVSVDEFQHWVYENPTATPSERKQAWRKIERKYSPHLDYDGNEYLENGGFWQKQGHIYNSPFYYIDYTLAQICAFQFWKRSRENKEEAWEDYVKLCGLGGSMPFTELVKAANLISPFEEGCVESVVGEIDEWLNSVDDRNL; encoded by the coding sequence ATGAAGTTTTCGGAATTTACATACAAAAGACCAGATATAAATGAATTTACAATTAGAATGGACGAATTATTAGTAGAGTTTAATCAGGCAGAGCATTTAGATCAACAAATGGCAGCAATGGAAAAAATAAATGAGCTTAGAAATGACATTTCTACTATGTTTAATTTATGCTATATCCGCCATTCTGTTGATACAAATGATGAGTTTTACCAGCAAGAACAAGATTATATCGATGAGATATCACCAAAGGTAGAAGGGCTTATTACAAAGTATTATCAAGCGCTTGTTCAATCTAAATTTAAACCAGAATTAGAAGAAAAATGGGGCAAGCAATTATTTGCATTAGCAGAAGCGCAACTAAAAGTATTCTCAGAGGATATCGTTGAATTACTTCAGCAAGAAAATAAACTCTCTACTGAATATACTAAGCTTGTTGCCTCTGCCAAGATTTTGTTTGAAGGGGAAGAAAGAACACTGGCACAATTACAGCCATTTACAGAATCAAAAAATCGCGAGACGAGAAAGGCAGCAAGTGAAGCCCGGTTTGCTTTTTTCCGTGAACATGAAGAGCAGTTAGATAGAATATACGATGATATGGTGAAGGTTCGGACAGAAATTGCTAATAAGCTAGGCTATAAAAACTTCGTCGAGTTAGGTTATGATCGTATGTATCGCACAGATTATAATGCAGATATGGTTGCGGCTTTTAGAAAACAAGTTGAAGACTATATCGTCCCCCTTGCAACTAAATTAAAAGAAAGACAAAGGGAGAGAATCGGAGTTGACTCCTTAAAATTTTATGATGAACCATTCGAATTTGTAACTGGAAATGCAGCTCCTAAAGGAGATTCAGAGTGGATCGTTGAAAATGGACAAAAGATGTATAATGAATTATCAAAAGAAACGGGTGATTTCTTCTCTTATATGAGAGAAACAGAATTAATGGATTTGGTCGCTAAAAAGGGAAAAGCTGGTGGTGGCTATTGTACTTTTATCGAAAATTATAAAGCACCATTTATTTTCTCAAACTTTAATGGTACATCAGGCGATATTGATGTCTTAACCCATGAAGCAGGTCATGCATTTCAAGTGTATTCTAGCGGCGGCTTTGCTATCCCAGAATACTATTGGCCAACATATGAAGCAGCAGAAATTCATTCCATGAGTATGGAGTTTTTCACATGGCCATGGATGGATTTATTCTTTAAAGAAGATGTAGAAAAATATAAGTTTTCTCATTTAAGTTCTGCCCTGCTATTCCTTCCGTATGGAGTATCAGTTGATGAATTTCAGCATTGGGTTTACGAAAACCCGACGGCTACTCCATCAGAAAGGAAGCAAGCATGGAGAAAGATAGAAAGAAAATATAGTCCTCATCTTGATTATGATGGAAATGAATATCTGGAAAATGGAGGTTTCTGGCAAAAACAAGGACATATTTATAATTCTCCATTCTATTATATTGATTATACATTAGCACAAATATGTGCCTTCCAATTTTGGAAACGTTCAAGAGAGAATAAAGAAGAAGCTTGGGAAGATTATGTCAAGCTTTGCGGCTTGGGAGGCAGTATGCCATTTACAGAATTAGTCAAAGCAGCTAATTTAATTTCTCCTTTTGAAGAAGGCTGTGTGGAATCTGTAGTAGGGGAAATCGATGAATGGTTAAATTCAGTAGATGACCGTAATTTATAA
- a CDS encoding MarR family winged helix-turn-helix transcriptional regulator, with the protein MAKKDIDQSLKLYIVLSRAYRAINENVNKAITANGLNPTEFAVLELLYHKGDQPLQQIGGKILLASGSITYVVDKLEEKGYLKRVACPTDRRVTFAQITDNGKGLIESIFPNHEQRIHEIMSELTPDEKDTAIELIKRLGLSVGDK; encoded by the coding sequence ATGGCAAAAAAAGATATCGATCAATCATTAAAGTTATATATTGTATTATCACGTGCTTATCGAGCAATAAATGAAAATGTTAATAAGGCAATCACGGCAAACGGCTTGAATCCGACAGAGTTTGCAGTCCTGGAATTGCTGTATCATAAAGGCGATCAGCCGCTACAGCAAATTGGGGGAAAGATTTTGTTAGCAAGTGGGAGCATCACTTATGTGGTAGATAAATTAGAGGAAAAAGGATATTTAAAAAGGGTTGCCTGCCCAACTGATAGACGAGTTACATTTGCACAAATTACTGATAATGGTAAAGGATTAATAGAGAGTATTTTCCCAAATCATGAGCAAAGAATTCATGAAATCATGTCTGAATTGACACCAGATGAAAAAGATACTGCAATTGAATTAATAAAAAGACTTGGATTATCTGTTGGGGATAAATAG